Sequence from the Nocardia brasiliensis genome:
AAATCGGTTGTGCTCAAACGAAATGCTTGCGCTGGGCCGGGTTTCACCGTGAAACGGGCACAGGGTCTTGTTGTAGGTGTTCCAGTCCTCGGGCGGTTCCCAGCCCGGGAAGTAGCGCTGAATCGCGGCGGCAATCGACGCGCCCATCGCTATGCGGCCGTCTGAGCGTGCTCGATTGCCCGTGTGAACGCCGCGTAGATCGAGGTCGGCTCGGCAACGCTGTCGTTGGTCAGGTAGACGTCGATGTGGCTGGAGCCTTCGAACGGCTCAGTGAGCAAACCCGTTTCGGCCATCGCCTGCCGAACTGCGTCGGACTCGGGGGTGTCAACGAACGCCTGCTGTTCGTGCCTGATCTCGTCGTAGGAGGTGACAGCCATTCCGCGCTTCCCGGTTCGGGCGGCGTAGATTGCCCCGACCGAGCAGTAGCAGCCGGTATAGGGGTCATACAGTGCGCTCTGACCGAGCCCGTGTGTTTGTAGCAGGTCAAGCGCGATCTTCAGATTCTCAACGACGGTTCGCATCGGACTCCTTGATGTCCGGGCACCACTCGGTGCCCGATGATTCTGCGTGCGGGCGGGTCGATGAGGTAAGCAACTACCCGCTGAGCGGCCTGGACGTCATCTCTCAAGTGCCCCAGCACATCTCGATTACATTTCTTGCAGAGCAATCCCCGCACGACTCCGCTTATGTGGTCGTGATCGACCGCGAGGTTCTTTCTGGCACCGGTAGCTCGTCGGCAGATGTAGCAGGAACCGCCCTGATGGGCGAGAATCTGCCGGTACTCCTCGGCGGTGATGCCGTAGGTGGCTCCGATGTGCCGGCCGTGGTTGTCTTGGCGTTTCTGTTTACGGCGGTCCCGGTGATGTGTCGCGCACCGCGGCCCCGGATGAGGCGCAGGCCGGCGGGTGACGACCCCCTGCTCTGTGCAGTCCCGGCACACCTTGCGAGGTCTAGGTGGCACGCAGATCGCGGATGGTCATGGTGTCGCCGATCCACTCCAGTTCGACGAAGTCCATGCCGGACGGATCGGCCCTGCCGTTGCGGTTCTTCACCGTCGAGACGCCGAGCACGTCAGGCCCGAACTCGTGCACCGGCTTGTGAAGTGTCAGCACGACTTCGGGAACACGAGTGATCTGTCCCTTCACTCCGCTGAGCGGGATGGGTTTACCTGCGTCGTTGTACGGGCCGGTGACATGGTGCAGGCACACGACGCACGCACCGGTCTGACGTGCCATCCCATGTAGGTAGTCGGCGAGAGATTCCAGTCCGGCGAAGGGGTCATCGGCGCTGCCTGCCGTTGAGACGTTGGTGATGTTGTCGATGACGACGAGGGCTGGGAAATCTCCGTACACCTCGTCGTAGGCGAGCATCGCGCGCTCGATATCGTCAAGGTCCGGGGACGCTTCGTAGACGAACCTGATCGGAGCCTCCGCCAACTGCTCGTCGACGACGTAGAGATCCCCGGAGAGCACCCTCCGGGCCGCATCTTCATGTCGCCAGCCGGTCAGGATCGACACCGCCCTTGCCAGCTGGGTAAAAGCATCGGAGTCGGCGCTGAAGTACAAGCACGGAACCCGTGAACGTAGTGCGAGCGTGAGGGTGAACAAGCTCTTGCCGGTGCCGGGCGCCGCGGCCACCAACACCATCTGGCCAGCGAGCAGGTCAGTCCCCTTCGCCGCCAGGGCGCGGAATACCGTCGGCAACGGCCGACCTGCCGAGCCTCGAATCGCCTGGGATTGAAGTAACGTATATACGGTCGGCCTCCAAATTCGTGTTTCCGGCCCGGCCACAGGCCGAGCAGTTATGATCTTCCCGTGACTGGCTCTTTCATCGGTGGTGGCCGCCGACCGGAGGGCACGCTCGCAATCGAAGCGGCGGGCGCGCTACTGGTCACGGCCGATTTTGGCCCAGATCCTGAGCTATTCTTTGTAAACAGGGCTCAGTACATGGCACGGTACTTCCTGATCAAGCTCGCTACTTACGGATTCACTGCCGGCGCAGACCCTAAGAAGCCCCTTCCAATTCATGACCCCTTGGCGATAAATACATTTCGCGAGCGAATCGCCATGATGATCCAACAGGATCTTGAGCTAGATGTCTTTACAAAGCGTGTCATCGCACAGTCCGAAAATATTGATATCGACATTCGACCGGGCTTGCGGCTAACGAGCAGCGTAACCGTGAACCCGTGGCAAGATGTCATCACTGTCGGGCACACAATGGGTGCAAGCTTAGCCTACGCTGGATGGCAGGCATTAAAGCACGCCAATCAGATATTGGACTTCTTCCTTCGCCTTTATACCATCGGAATAGAGCGCGAGGCCAGAATTTCCAATTTAAGACTAAAGGCAGTTCAAGCCGATGTCGAAATCGTTGTGCAGATCATAGATAGCCTGGAAAGGCGCGAGGGTGACTCCCCCCTTGTAAGTATTGCCGCTGCCGAACTCTTGTCCACCGCTTTGTCTCTCGATAACCGAATCCTGCAAGCGGTCTCCGCTCGTGAGATAACTCTCGAAGAATCAGACCAACGTCGCCGTCAGGTGCGCGCGATCGTGGGAAGTGAGAGTGACCAGGTCGGACGGGACGACGCCTAGGCAGCGAACTCGCACGACGAAGCGACCGCGCAGAAACGGCACTTTGCGGGCTCAGGAGCCGGAGAGAACCGCTCAGCCGCGATGTCGTCGGCAAGCTGATGGAACTCCTCCGTGACTCGCTCGACGGTCCACTCCGTCAGGTCATAGTCGAACGTCGGCTTGCCGGTCCTCGCCATCCAATAGTCCCCGACCCAGGGTTGCTCCATGCCGTACTTGACCGCGAGAGCAACGCTGTAGGTCCCGAGCTGGAAGTCATCGCCGGGCGTGTTGCCACTCTTGTTGTCTCGCACCCGCACACGACCGGTCGTCTCGTCCACAATCACCGCGTCGATGAATCCGCGGACAGTGACGCCGGCCAGATCGACGACGAACCCAAGTTCTATGCCGGGTTCGCCGTTCGGATCTATCCAGATGACTTCGTTCGGGTGTTTCTCGTACCACGCCGGATAGCGCTCGACCTGGTCGAGCCCAAGACCGAATCGGCGCTGGATGTCCTGCGGTCCCGCATACGGCCCCGACCGGAACCAGTACGTGAGGTTCGGTGTCTCCGCGGTCATCTCGTTCGTTGCACGGGCGTAAGACTCGCGGAACACGTCTTGCATCGCGTCGACGGTCATCTTTCGACCCGATCGCTCGTATGCCTCTGCGGCCTCGTGGAACGCCGTACCTTGAGGCAGCCAGGCGGCCGGCCGTTGCCAGGCGCCCTCGATCCTTTCCAAGTAGTAGCCATATGGGCATCGGTTGTAAGTCTTGTGCTGGGAAACAGAGAGGGGCCGCCCTGGTCCGGGCGGCCCCTCGTCTGCGGCAAGTTCACGGTCCCCCGACCGATCCGGTCCTACCACCTATAACTCCTTATTCGTTTATGCGCCTGGCCCCTCCATGTTGAGTCGGTAGCAAGACCGGAATCCCTCGCCGAACATCAGGGCAGGGTCCTCAACGCGTGTCTCGGTTCGCAACACGCCTTTGTGCTTGCGTATGAATTCACTTACCGGCAACCAGAGTTCGTCATCCTCAGGCAGCATCAAGCTGCGACGAACCCACAACAACAGACAGTCCGTCGTTCCCTCAAAAACAGCCCTCACCCACGGTAAATGATCTACTACCACCGAAGCTCCGGGGTGTAGTAGTTCCACCAATCCAGCTGCCCTTCCCCTACGGGTCTCTCGGCGGAAAGACCCAGATCAACTTTCCCCTGGATGTCAGCCGAGTGTGCGAGTTGAGCCTGATCAACAGGTTCCCGTCGCTCTCCTGCCGTTCGCGGTACACGAACCCGCCGTACTTCGAGACTCCGTAGATAGGTGGCTGATGCGGATCGAACTCCAGTACGTAGTTGTACTTTCGTAGCATTTCGTACCAGCTTCGCAGCCCCTTCAGCTTGCGCTCCGACATCCCCACCCCACCAGAGGCGATGTACTCGCCGTGGTCGCGCAGCCTCTGGTATGGCATCGCGGCCTGTTGGTCGGACGGAACCTTCCACGGGAAGTGCTCTGCTACCTCACGACGAGGAGTTTTCAGCGGTTCGATCCCGTGACGTTTGGCAAACTGCTGAACGTTCTGGCGGCTCGTGTCAAAGCGAGTCGCGATCTCTGCCCAACTCTCCCCGGCTTCGACCAGCGCCCTGACGACGTCGGCTGACAATCCATCTGCTGTATTCATTTGTATTTCCTGTTTGGACGTATCTTCCGCTGCCACACCCCACAGGTTGACATCTGGATCGCACGCATGTCAATCGCCGTTACATCCTCTCACCACCTCGCCCCACAACCCCCCTCGAACAGATATTCGAACCACGTCCTTTCAACCTACAGCACTCAAGCTGCTCAAATTCCTACGGCCGCACCATCAGCTACCGTCGGCCCATGACCGTACGATGCCTCGGCATCCGCCCCTATGCCCTACAAGCCTGCTACCCAAACCACTGTCACGTCAACAACTTTGGCAGAGTACTTTTACCTGTCCATGGGTATCTGACGCCGGGCCTCTTTGGAGCTGGACCCACCAAGCCTCCACAGGTCCCGAACGATGGGCTCGTGCTCAAACCTTCACTACCCGAAACACTCTGTAGCCCTTTGGATTCGGATCAAGCCTTCACCACCGCATTGATGATGCACTCAACACCACCAACCCACTGAACGCCACGCGCAGGAATCAGGGCCTGATCCAGGTTCGAGTAACACTCATACAGCTGACCGTACGGCCGAGTTCTACGTAATATATTGCAAGACAACGGTTTATGCCGCTACCTGCGGGAGATTCGGAGGTTGGCAGCCGGAACCGCGGCGATTCATGACCGGCTTTCTGATACGACCGTCTTCGGGATCACGCCCGATCAGGGGTACTCGTGCCGCAGCCTCTACGGCAGGTAGCGAGCCGGTGCAGCGCTGCACCTTGTCGCTGCCGGCGTCAGCCCATGGCTGCTTCGGCGCCTCGGCATGAAGACCAGGCGAAACACCTGCAAGGTGGGAGCTTCAGCTACCGGACCGACACCAAGGCGATCGGTCCGGCCGCCTCTATCGATCACCCCAGCCGCCACGCATCGGGCAGCCGTCCGCCCCCGCTCAGATGCTCGTCTAGCAGTTCCATCGCTTCGGCCGCCTCACGGTGATACTCGGCGATCTCGTCATAGAACTTGGCAGTCTCGGACGCCGAGCGGTTCTCATCGGCGTAGTACTCGGTTGCCGTGTCACTGACGACTGCCACTGCCGCACGAAATCTCTCGAGCAGCGCGTTCGGATCGCACCCGTCCGCCGCCTCGGGGCGGGGATCGGAGACTTCTCTTGCCATCGGATTCATAGCTGTTTCCTTTCATCACTGGACAGCAAGAAGGGCCACGGACCGGCAGTCCGTGACCCAACTTCCGGCTCAGTACGCGTTCACCAGCCCGACGACCCCTGTGCTTTCCCTCAGCGTCTCACCTCGCTCCGCCAGTACTTCGTCCTGCGTTATCGAGCGTTCGACGAGGGCAGCACGAAAGGCGCTCTCTTGTAGGTCAATCGCATCTTGGTACGGCTCGGTCATGTTCAAACCGTCGATGATGAGATGGCGCGCACGGTCGAACGCGGCGAGGATGCGGGAGACATCCTCTGACGCTGTGATTTCATTCAGCTTCTTCGGGCGAGGGATAGCTCCCGGCTGATTCCGACAGCCGGGAGCTATCCGCATGGGCCAAACCTTCAGGCGGACATCAATACTCGGTTCAGCATGCCAAGCGCCTCCGCGTCCGCCTCGCCGGTCTTGCCGGTGATCGCGTTGGACATGTTGCGTTCAGCGCGCGAGGTCTCCCCGCGCACGGTGGAGCCATGGTGGTTGTAGGTGTTGACCGACTGGAGGACTCCGAACGCTGTGCCGCGCCAGGGCGCGGCCCTCATGTCGGTGTTGTACATGGTGGTTAGCGCGTCGCGTCTGTTCTCTGCCATCGTGCGTCCGCGGCCCTTCTCCTCCGGGACCGGTGCCCACAGCGTCAGGAACTCCGAGAACTGGCGATCAGTAACCGTTGTCGCACACAGGTCTGCTACGGTGGCCGCGAAGTCGTCGGCGGACTCTACGACGATTCCCAAGGCTTGACGTGCGTCCCCGATCTTGTCGAGCGAGTTCTTCGTGCGCTTGAACTTGAAACGCTTTCCAGACGCGCGAGCTTCGCCCATGGCCCCGCAGTGTGTGTTGTCACAGACTACGATCGTTTGCACGGCCGAGAACTGAGTAGCGACTGTTCCATCGTGCGAAGAACTTGCGAGCACCGACGAACGGAACTCCACACCTTCCTTGGTCTTCACGTTCTCGGGACGTTCGAGCTGCACCCATGCCTGAGCGCCGCCTTTAAGCAGTCCGGCGGAACCGATTCCGAGCGAATCAGTGGTAACCGCAAGTCCGTCGGGGGTGATCAGGCTCGCCAGGTTGTCTAGCAACCATTCCTGGAACTGGTGAATACGATAGCCCTGCTTGAAGACTCCGAGAAGCGCGCCAGTATCGGACCTGTAGATGACCTTCCGAGAATCGTTTGTAATCGTGCGAAACATTGCACCGTTGTCGTCGATGTTGGTGAAGTTTTCGACCGTGCCGTGGATGTCGTAGCGGATCGGTGCCGATTGCGCCTCCCAGTTGAACAGCCGGGAGACGACATCGGCCACCGGAACGAATCCTTTGTAGTGGTTTGGCTGGTCACCTTGAACAGACTTGCGGTAATGCCAAGCTGTTCCACGTTTCTCAGTCATGCCGATCAACGTATAAGTGTTCAACCACTCGATTGTTTCCTTTGACATTGAATGCACCTTTCTGTTTTGAACGAGCGAACGGTCACCGAACCCGATATTCGGTGACCGCTCTCCAGCTCAAACACAGCGCAATTTAGCCAGACCTTTATCTATCGTCTATCAACACTCCCGTTTCTTCATATAGCACTTCGGCAGCAGAGTCGATGTTTCCTACATCCTCGAATTCGAAGGAGTCCCGCTCACAGTATTGAAACCCATCGTCGTCGAGAGACGCGACGTCGTTAGCAATGTCGTCGGCGTAATCAGAATCGAGATGGAAATCATCGGGAACGGACACCCTTACTTCATGGTCGCTGGTTTCCTGCCAGCGCAGGATTATCGTCTTCATGACTGGCCCCACTCGGCTATCTCGTTGGCGCATTCGGCTTCAAAGTACCCCATGCCTCGCAGAATAATTCCTTCAATACCCCGGCCCCTCAGCCGTGCGAGATGTGCCAGATCTCCCACGAAATCGCTTGCTACTTCGTCGAATACGTCGGCATCGCTCAGAGTGTTCCGGCCGTCGATCTGCCCCGTTCCACGCCCAAATCTATCGAGGGCCGCCGATACCGCCTGCGCGTAGACTTCGAGACCGATATCCGCCCACCTCGCGCGCTTTTGATTCACGCCTGTTTCGGTGTACATGTCTAATCTCAAACCTTTGCGAACAGAAGATCTGCGGTAGGGTCGAATTCGTCCGCCTCCTTGACTTCGAATACATACTCGAGACCGTTGATGTATGTATCCGTGTCGGGGAGCCCTACGACCAAGTTTTGAACTACTCCGTATGGCAAAACATCCGCTTCGAAGCCTTTGGGAACATTCACCGTGGCGCTGTGATCGCTCTGTTGTCGCCACACTAGGTGTATTGTTTTCATTTCATACCTTTCTGCTGTTTGGACTTCAAGAACGCCCCGACGGTTTGCGGCCGGGGCGAACTTCAGGCTCAAACGTTGCAGGTGCCTTGGTTTCAGCTCAAGCCTTTACAGCCGTGTCGTCTCGGCCCACCAAATTTCAGAGGTCAGCCGAGCTGCGAGCTTTCCAGCGGTTTTGGAGAACTCGGGATCTTTCCCGCACTTCTCCTTGTACAAGAGCGCTTCGCGTATGGCTCGGGCCATGTGAATGGACATTCGTGTCATGGTGCTTGGTTTGATGAAGACCGCAGCCTCCTGAACGTCGTTCCAGTCCAGACTGATTCCGACTCCCTCGGGATACGGCCCGTAATGCGTCGGGTCTACACCTCGTTCTGAAAGTATGTGCCGGTAGAGGTTCACAGAATTTCCGATCACCTGTGATTCGTGCTCGGATTCGCATGTAAACATGACGGTCTGCACGGGTTTCTTCCTTTCTCTTTGTCAGCCCCCGCGCCGGTATGAACCGGCCTTTCCGGGCGTGAGCCCGGCATATGAGCCCTAGCGTCCGTGCGTGCCGCATAGCGGCTGCACTAGACCGTTTGGCTACGGGGTGACTTGCGACAGCGGCACGACTAAATCAGTGCTTATTGTTGCTGTTGCAAAGTCCTTATTACGCCCGACCGTCGATACCCGAGGACAGGTCGACTCAGGTATTCGTTTCGGGCGCTGGCCCCACACTATGAAATTCTCAATGAACATTCAGCCACGGGCACCGAGCGCATGTTTTCGGGTTGCGAGCCAGTATTTTCGCTGTCACCGAATGGCGATCTAGCCCTAAAGGTGTGTAAGGGCTCCAGGCTCGCGCAGATAGCGTGCGCTTCGGCCGCGAATGCAGCCTTAGACGTTTGCTGCCCGGCCTTCCGGCCTGACATGAAGAACTTTACGTGTGGACCGTCCATATGTCAACACATGAGTCGGATTGAATTTCCGGCTCGCATTTCCATCCTGCCGCCCGGAAATGGGCGAGGGTATACCGATTGGTGCCGAGACCGGTTCGCGGCACTCAGAATTGACGCTAGGGCGTCGCAATGCCTATTCACCCGCCCCGCGGCCGTGATACGTTGCTGGGCAACAGGTTTCTTTCGTCCAGATACAGCAAAGCACCCCCCGACCGTTCGGCCGAGGGGTGCGGAGGTGCTACGGGCTATGTGGTTGTGGGACTTGCTATCTCAGGTGCAATGCGTTGGTACGGAGTCGCGCGTGGTCCCACGCTCGGACCACCGACGCGCGGGGCAACCGTTGCACCATGTCAGCGATGCTCGCGCGGTTCTCCGGGCCGGGGAATCGTCCGCAGGCTTGCGCGACCATGAACAGCTCGAATTGCCGCGCCAGGTAGCTCTCTGCGGGCGTTTTCACCATAGGCGTTGCTGCCAGCACTCGGCCGATACGCACGGCGCGTACAGCGCACGGCCGTGTTCGTCGGTGCATTGGCACGGGCGGTGCTCGCACGCCAGGCAGTCATATAGGTAGCCGGGCGCGTGGGGGTAGTCCACGTGCAACAGGGGGAGGGTATCCAGCATCGGGAGTCCTTCTATGCTTGCCGAGCGGACCGGGGCTGATTCCGACAGCCCCGGCCCGCCTGGGGCCTAGTTGAGGTTCAGTTCAGGCAGGCCGAGCGCTGCGCGCGCGTCCGGATTGCCGATGTCACCCAGGTAGTGAAATCCGTAGTAGCCAGCCGGTACGTGCATCGGCTCGCCGTTCGGGCCGACCACGAACGCGTCGTAGCCACAGATCTGATTGCCGTCGACGCGGCAGTCGAAGAGCGGACTATCCTCCGGGACGGCGGGTACCGTTTCGGACCCCGGTAGTTCCATCATCAGATCCGGCACAACGTCGCCATTGGGCAACGCAATGACGTGGTCGGAAACGGTTGCTAGAGAGACACATTCAGACTCTACGCTGGAGGCGAACGCCAGGATGGCGACCAGCACGACTGTCGCTATGCAGGTGACCAGAATGATCAGACGGACTGATTTGTACATGGATTGATTCCCTTCGGTGGAGCGAGCTAGCCCAGCAGGGCACGGCCCGTGCGGGCGAGGTGGGCAACGAACTCGTCGAAACTGATATCCAGCGCGAGCCGCCCGTATCGGGCGTTGAACTGGTCGGCCTGCGCGTAATGGCCCGCCGCCTCGGCCTGCGCCATCGCATGGCGCAACGCGTCCAGCTGGTAGCCCGGCGGTTTGGCCAGCGAGACACCGCCCCCACGGGCAGCAGTGACATCTGAGTGGCTATCTGAGTTGTTCATTCGAGTCTCCAGAGTGTGACTGGGCCGACGGCCCGGTGAATGGCTACTTGCCTACGACCTCAAGGCCGCGCTGATGCCCTTCGCAATAGGCGTGAAACTCGTTCTCGAACACGTCGATTCGTGCGCCGCGCATACGGCCTACCGCGTGCTCGTAACCGAGCCAGCGGGCAGCGTGCTCGCGCTCAGTGCGGCAGTCCCGCACCGGTAAGGGCATCGGGAAGGGGTTCGGGTTGTCTGTGTTGCTCACACCGATACGTTGACATCTCGACCAACCAGATGTCAACACGAACGACAGTGGGCAGGGTCACACGACTTCGCCTCGCCCTTCGCACGTCGACCAGGTATGGTCGCGCGTCGCGATCGCGCGCGTTCCCTCACGCGGTCCGGCCGCGCCCTACCCCCAGGGGGTAGGCCCCCACGCCCTCGGCCGGCACCGGCTCGTGACTGCGGCCGCCCGGTTCCGTACGGGTATAGAGGTTCGCTATCGGCTAGCTATGCCAAGAAAGCTCAGGTGGGAAAGAAAGGTGGTGTGAACTTCGCCACTAGACACCGTACGAACGCCGGTTTTCGGAAAATTGGTCACCTACTTACTAGTGAGGGTAGGAGAGAGGGACGAAGTCCCGAACGACGACCCCGAACGACCGGCCGATCGGCCATCCGGACCGGTTGAATCCGGTTCGACCCGGTCCGGTTGACCGCCCTTTCGAGGGGCGGTCCCGAAACCGATCGGACCGGCCCTGACCGGCCGTTCCCGGTCCGCGTCGGCCGATTCGGAAGCTTGCCGCTTCCTCATACCGCCAAGGGAATGCCGAGCCTTTCGCTCGGCCCGTTCGGTCAGCGGCCGGAGATAGGCCGCTGCCGGTAGAGAGGGACATCAAGTTGTTTGGTTTGACCGTTGAGCAGTGGCTGGATATTGCGAAGGTGGCTCTCACCATCGTGGCGGTGGTTCTGCCGCTGTTGGTGTGAGTTGGTCTACCTCTTCGCGTTGGAGTGAACTGCCGGCCGATTGGCCTGCGCGCCGGGCCGCGGTGATGCGTCGAGACCGCCGGCGATGCCAGATCGCGCGGGTGGGCTGCCTGGGGATCGCATCTCAGGTGGACCACATCGCGCCGGGCAGTAATCACTGCCTGGAGAATCTGCGAGCCGTGTGCACGTCTTGCCACGGTCGAAAATCTGCCGTTGAGGGCGCGGCGGCGAGCGCTGCGCGTCGGCGTGAGTTGAGTGCCCGGAGGTTTCGTCCATCAGTTCGTCACCCTGGGTCGTTAAGTCGTTGACGGGACAGGAGCCCGTCAGACCCAGGAGGTCATGGTGGGCGTTCGTGGCCCTGTTCCGAAAAGATCCGATCAGCGAGTGCGGCGCAACAAGCCCGACGGTCCGGTCGACACGATTCCCGCAGCGGGTGTGGTGGCGATTCCGGATCTGGATCTGACCGGCCCGCACGGGCTGGTGATGGATCTGTACGAGTCGCTGCGGCACTCGGCACAGGCCGAGTACTACGAGCCCTCGGATTGGGAAATGGCCCGTCTCACCATGCATTTCCTGGACGGGCTGCTGAAGTCTCCGCGCGTGAACGGGCAGGTGCTCAGCGTGGTTCAGACGATGCTCAATGACTTGCTGGTCACCGAGGGCGCCAGGCGCAGGGTGCGGCTGGAGGTCGAACGCGGTGGCCAGGCCGCCGAGGTCGTCGATATCGCCGAGATGTTCCGTCAGCGAATGCAGGCGGGGAGTTAGGACCGGTTGGCCGTCTGGCCCGGTTCAGAGCGCGGCTCCGCGTTCCGGCTCCGGAGGAGGGTGTCCTCCGGAGCTGTTGTGTCTTTGATGTCTAGCTCAACTGGCAGAGCTGCGGATTGTTACTCCGCGA
This genomic interval carries:
- a CDS encoding helix-turn-helix domain-containing protein codes for the protein MAAEDTSKQEIQMNTADGLSADVVRALVEAGESWAEIATRFDTSRQNVQQFAKRHGIEPLKTPRREVAEHFPWKVPSDQQAAMPYQRLRDHGEYIASGGVGMSERKLKGLRSWYEMLRKYNYVLEFDPHQPPIYGVSKYGGFVYRERQESDGNLLIRLNSHTRLTSRGKLIWVFPPRDP
- a CDS encoding endonuclease domain-containing protein, with product MPPRPRKVCRDCTEQGVVTRRPAPHPGPRCATHHRDRRKQKRQDNHGRHIGATYGITAEEYRQILAHQGGSCYICRRATGARKNLAVDHDHISGVVRGLLCKKCNRDVLGHLRDDVQAAQRVVAYLIDPPARRIIGHRVVPGHQGVRCEPSLRI
- a CDS encoding HNH endonuclease, with protein sequence MRRDRRRCQIARVGCLGIASQVDHIAPGSNHCLENLRAVCTSCHGRKSAVEGAAASAARRRELSARRFRPSVRHPGSLSR
- a CDS encoding DUF6197 family protein: MRTVVENLKIALDLLQTHGLGQSALYDPYTGCYCSVGAIYAARTGKRGMAVTSYDEIRHEQQAFVDTPESDAVRQAMAETGLLTEPFEGSSHIDVYLTNDSVAEPTSIYAAFTRAIEHAQTAA
- a CDS encoding DUF932 domain-containing protein → MSKETIEWLNTYTLIGMTEKRGTAWHYRKSVQGDQPNHYKGFVPVADVVSRLFNWEAQSAPIRYDIHGTVENFTNIDDNGAMFRTITNDSRKVIYRSDTGALLGVFKQGYRIHQFQEWLLDNLASLITPDGLAVTTDSLGIGSAGLLKGGAQAWVQLERPENVKTKEGVEFRSSVLASSSHDGTVATQFSAVQTIVVCDNTHCGAMGEARASGKRFKFKRTKNSLDKIGDARQALGIVVESADDFAATVADLCATTVTDRQFSEFLTLWAPVPEEKGRGRTMAENRRDALTTMYNTDMRAAPWRGTAFGVLQSVNTYNHHGSTVRGETSRAERNMSNAITGKTGEADAEALGMLNRVLMSA
- a CDS encoding AAA family ATPase, translating into MPTVFRALAAKGTDLLAGQMVLVAAAPGTGKSLFTLTLALRSRVPCLYFSADSDAFTQLARAVSILTGWRHEDAARRVLSGDLYVVDEQLAEAPIRFVYEASPDLDDIERAMLAYDEVYGDFPALVVIDNITNVSTAGSADDPFAGLESLADYLHGMARQTGACVVCLHHVTGPYNDAGKPIPLSGVKGQITRVPEVVLTLHKPVHEFGPDVLGVSTVKNRNGRADPSGMDFVELEWIGDTMTIRDLRAT
- a CDS encoding RecB family exonuclease gives rise to the protein MVGPDRSGDRELAADEGPPGPGRPLSVSQHKTYNRCPYGYYLERIEGAWQRPAAWLPQGTAFHEAAEAYERSGRKMTVDAMQDVFRESYARATNEMTAETPNLTYWFRSGPYAGPQDIQRRFGLGLDQVERYPAWYEKHPNEVIWIDPNGEPGIELGFVVDLAGVTVRGFIDAVIVDETTGRVRVRDNKSGNTPGDDFQLGTYSVALAVKYGMEQPWVGDYWMARTGKPTFDYDLTEWTVERVTEEFHQLADDIAAERFSPAPEPAKCRFCAVASSCEFAA